Proteins encoded within one genomic window of Streptomyces kaniharaensis:
- a CDS encoding alpha/beta hydrolase, translating to MQLTGTPFFLLTVVLVPVSIAVALLLWGKVRGPQPVQVLSRVAMIVFCQITAVLMVFVMVNNANLIYGSWDDLLGTGDHVRAVPTVPKDEGPGAPAGGQGDAKPPAKVLQQFGGVGDPAVPGDVKKTELKGQVSGVDGEVLVWLPPQYDDPAFKDKKFPVVELMPGYPGSSSTWYGTLKVSEQLKPLMQQGKVAPFILVSPRTLLLGNHQDAGCTDIPGKVNADAWVTRDVPQMVLDNFRADPSPDRWAIAGYSAGAHCAAKLSLAHPNRYRAAISLSGYNDPAAEKDSLVGKDAKLRETNNPVNILKSAQQPPKVAMYISGKKGDGLEDAQALAAAAKAPTTVQIQETQGPHSTELWKGMVPGIFEWLTGIIPAQ from the coding sequence ATGCAACTGACAGGTACGCCCTTCTTCCTCCTCACGGTCGTCCTCGTACCGGTGTCCATCGCGGTCGCGCTGCTGCTCTGGGGCAAGGTGCGCGGGCCGCAGCCGGTGCAGGTCCTGTCGCGGGTGGCCATGATCGTGTTCTGTCAGATCACGGCCGTGCTGATGGTCTTCGTGATGGTGAACAACGCGAACCTGATCTACGGCAGCTGGGACGACCTGCTGGGCACCGGCGACCACGTCCGCGCCGTGCCCACGGTGCCGAAGGACGAGGGCCCCGGCGCCCCCGCGGGCGGCCAGGGCGACGCCAAGCCCCCGGCCAAGGTGCTCCAGCAGTTCGGCGGCGTGGGCGACCCGGCCGTGCCGGGCGACGTCAAGAAGACCGAGCTCAAGGGCCAGGTGTCCGGCGTCGACGGCGAGGTGCTGGTCTGGCTGCCGCCGCAGTACGACGACCCGGCGTTCAAGGACAAGAAGTTCCCGGTCGTCGAGCTGATGCCGGGCTACCCGGGCTCGTCCTCCACCTGGTACGGCACCCTCAAGGTGTCCGAGCAGCTCAAGCCGCTCATGCAGCAGGGCAAGGTCGCCCCGTTCATCCTGGTCTCGCCGCGCACCCTGCTGCTCGGCAACCACCAGGACGCCGGCTGCACCGACATCCCGGGCAAGGTCAACGCCGACGCCTGGGTGACCCGCGACGTGCCGCAGATGGTCCTGGACAACTTCCGCGCCGACCCGTCCCCGGACCGCTGGGCGATCGCCGGCTACTCGGCCGGCGCCCACTGCGCCGCCAAGCTCTCGCTGGCCCACCCGAACCGCTACCGGGCCGCGATCAGCCTCTCCGGCTACAACGACCCGGCGGCCGAGAAGGACTCGCTGGTCGGCAAGGACGCGAAGCTGCGCGAGACCAACAACCCGGTCAACATCCTGAAGAGCGCCCAGCAGCCGCCCAAGGTCGCGATGTACATCAGCGGCAAGAAGGGCGACGGCCTGGAGGACGCGCAGGCGCTCGCCGCCGCGGCCAAGGCCCCGACCACCGTCCAGATCCAGGAGACCCAGGGGCCGCACTCCACCGAGCTATGGAAGGGCATGGTCCCGGGCATCTTCGAGTGGCTGACCGGGATCATCCCGGCGCAGTAG
- a CDS encoding substrate-binding domain-containing protein yields the protein MSSTRFRPSRRLRPVAAALALMVAVAGCSSTGGRRAEEARAQAAAAGGSAVTTPRWKVAMVTHAGPGDAFWDSVRKGAEQAAAKDNITFLYSNDAQTQNQVQLVQAAIDQKVDGLLVTLAKGDAMADVLGKAKAAGIPVITINSGQEYSRKFGALTHIGQDETAAGQAAGAELAARGRRNVLCVIHEQGNVGQEQRCSGAQAGSGLAGGAFQVLYVDGVNMPDARAAVLAKLQADPAIDTVLTLSGPMAATGLQAVQDSHRGIELDTFDLGPQVVAGLKSGGVGFAVDQQPYLQGYEGVDLLWLHRSNLDMLGGGKPVATGPQILTKDNADALAEYVARGTR from the coding sequence ATGAGCTCAACCCGCTTTCGCCCGTCCCGCCGGCTCCGTCCCGTTGCCGCCGCCCTCGCGCTGATGGTCGCCGTGGCCGGCTGCAGCAGTACCGGAGGTAGACGCGCCGAGGAGGCCCGCGCCCAAGCCGCGGCCGCCGGCGGCAGCGCCGTCACGACCCCGCGCTGGAAGGTCGCCATGGTGACCCACGCCGGCCCTGGCGACGCCTTCTGGGACAGCGTGCGCAAGGGCGCCGAGCAGGCCGCCGCCAAGGACAACATCACCTTCCTGTACTCCAACGACGCGCAGACCCAGAACCAGGTCCAGCTCGTCCAGGCCGCCATCGACCAGAAGGTCGACGGCCTGCTGGTCACCCTCGCCAAGGGCGACGCCATGGCCGACGTCCTCGGCAAGGCGAAGGCCGCCGGCATCCCCGTGATCACCATCAACTCCGGCCAGGAGTACTCCCGGAAGTTCGGCGCGCTCACCCACATAGGCCAGGACGAGACCGCCGCCGGCCAGGCGGCAGGCGCCGAGCTGGCCGCCCGCGGCCGCCGGAACGTGCTCTGCGTCATCCACGAGCAGGGCAACGTCGGCCAGGAGCAGCGCTGCTCCGGCGCCCAGGCCGGCTCCGGACTGGCCGGCGGCGCCTTCCAGGTGCTCTACGTCGACGGCGTCAACATGCCCGACGCCCGGGCCGCCGTCCTGGCCAAGCTCCAGGCCGACCCGGCCATCGACACCGTGCTCACCCTCTCCGGCCCGATGGCCGCCACCGGCCTGCAGGCCGTCCAGGACTCCCACCGCGGCATCGAGCTGGACACCTTCGACCTGGGACCGCAGGTGGTCGCCGGGCTGAAGTCCGGCGGCGTCGGCTTCGCCGTCGACCAGCAGCCCTACCTGCAGGGCTACGAGGGCGTCGACCTGCTCTGGCTCCACCGCTCCAACCTCGACATGCTCGGCGGCGGCAAGCCGGTGGCGACCGGCCCGCAGATCCTCACCAAGGACAACGCCGACGCCCTCGCCGAGTACGTCGCGAGGGGGACCAGGTGA
- a CDS encoding ABC transporter permease, whose translation MTTDLLVQDRPAAVRRLLARPELGALIAAVAVFLVFAAVAEPFLRVSSLGTVLYAASTIGIMAVPVSLLMIGGEFDLSAGVLVTTAALTSSMVSYQFTAVTWVGVVVSLAVTLAVGWFNGWMLGRTRLPSFIVTLGTFLMLTGANLGVTKLVSGTVSTKPISDMEGFASCRWLFASEVTVGGLTIKATVWWWLGLLAVGTWVLLRTRFGNWIFAVGGDAAAARAVGVPVARTKTVLYLGVGFGAWVLGQHLLFSFDTVQSGEGVGNELIYIVAAVIGGCLITGGYGSVAGSALGALIFGMASKGIVYAQWNPDWFKFFLGAMLLLAALLNAFVKRRAERGPR comes from the coding sequence GTGACCACCGACCTCCTCGTCCAGGACCGCCCGGCCGCCGTGCGCCGGCTCCTCGCCCGGCCCGAACTCGGCGCGCTGATCGCCGCCGTCGCGGTGTTCCTGGTCTTCGCGGCCGTCGCCGAACCCTTCCTGCGGGTCTCCTCGCTGGGCACCGTGCTCTACGCCGCGTCCACCATCGGGATCATGGCGGTGCCGGTCTCGCTGCTGATGATCGGCGGCGAGTTCGACCTGTCGGCCGGCGTGCTGGTCACCACCGCCGCGCTGACCTCGTCGATGGTCTCCTACCAGTTCACCGCGGTGACCTGGGTCGGCGTCGTCGTCTCGCTCGCGGTCACGCTGGCCGTCGGCTGGTTCAACGGCTGGATGCTCGGCCGCACCAGGCTGCCCAGCTTCATCGTCACCCTCGGCACCTTCCTGATGCTGACCGGTGCCAACCTCGGTGTCACCAAGCTCGTCTCCGGCACCGTCTCCACCAAGCCGATCTCCGACATGGAGGGCTTCGCCTCCTGCCGCTGGCTCTTCGCCTCCGAGGTCACGGTCGGCGGGCTGACGATCAAGGCCACCGTGTGGTGGTGGCTCGGCCTGCTCGCCGTCGGCACCTGGGTCCTGCTGCGCACCCGGTTCGGCAACTGGATCTTCGCCGTCGGCGGCGACGCGGCGGCGGCCCGTGCGGTCGGCGTGCCGGTCGCACGGACGAAGACCGTGCTGTACCTGGGCGTCGGCTTCGGCGCCTGGGTGCTCGGCCAGCACCTGCTGTTCTCCTTCGACACCGTGCAGTCCGGCGAGGGCGTCGGCAACGAGCTGATCTACATCGTCGCGGCCGTCATCGGCGGCTGCCTGATCACCGGCGGCTACGGCTCGGTGGCCGGCTCCGCGCTCGGCGCGCTGATCTTCGGCATGGCGAGCAAGGGGATCGTCTACGCCCAGTGGAACCCTGACTGGTTCAAGTTCTTCCTCGGCGCGATGCTGCTGCTCGCCGCCCTGCTGAACGCCTTCGTCAAGCGCCGGGCCGAGCGGGGGCCGCGATGA
- a CDS encoding ATP-binding cassette domain-containing protein: MNTELLSLEGVGKSYGTVRALRDVSLTLRAGEISCVLGDNGAGKSTLIKIIAGLHQHDEGTYTVGGEEVRLDSPRQALDRGIATVYQDLAVVPLMPVWRNFFLGSERGHRRWGGLRLDADGMRATTRAALAEMGIDLPDVDRPIGTLSGGQRQCVAIARAVHFGARVLVLDEPTAALGVKQSGVVLKYVTAARDAGLGVVLITHNPHHAHLVGDHFTLLRRGRTAGSHPRDEISLEQLTTEMAGGSDLAELSHELARPTVTTPREERP, from the coding sequence ATGAACACCGAACTCCTGTCCCTGGAAGGCGTCGGCAAGAGCTACGGCACCGTCCGCGCGCTGCGGGACGTCTCGCTGACCCTCCGGGCCGGCGAGATCAGCTGCGTGCTCGGCGACAACGGCGCCGGCAAGTCCACCCTGATCAAGATCATCGCTGGGCTGCACCAGCACGACGAGGGCACCTACACCGTCGGCGGCGAGGAGGTCCGCCTCGACTCCCCACGCCAGGCCCTCGACCGCGGCATCGCCACCGTCTACCAGGACCTCGCCGTCGTTCCGCTGATGCCCGTCTGGCGCAACTTCTTCCTCGGCTCCGAACGCGGCCACCGCCGCTGGGGCGGGCTGCGCCTGGACGCCGACGGCATGCGCGCCACCACCCGCGCGGCGCTCGCCGAGATGGGCATCGACCTGCCCGACGTCGACCGGCCGATCGGCACCCTGTCCGGCGGCCAGCGCCAGTGCGTGGCGATCGCCAGGGCCGTCCACTTCGGCGCCAGGGTGCTCGTCCTGGACGAGCCGACCGCCGCCCTCGGCGTCAAGCAGTCCGGCGTGGTGCTCAAGTACGTCACCGCCGCCCGCGACGCCGGCCTCGGGGTCGTCCTGATCACCCACAACCCGCACCACGCGCACCTGGTCGGCGACCACTTCACCCTGCTCAGGCGGGGCCGGACGGCCGGCAGCCACCCGCGCGACGAGATCAGCCTCGAACAGCTCACCACCGAGATGGCCGGCGGCTCCGACCTCGCCGAACTCTCGCACGAGCTCGCCCGACCCACCGTCACTACTCCTCGTGAGGAGCGTCCGTGA
- a CDS encoding ROK family glucokinase yields the protein MTSPQGSTRPAVLPTLLGLGPRAERRRRALPAGILRLPTIGVDIGGTKVVAGVVDGEGRVLEKLRTDTPHKSKSARVVEDVIVELVLELADRHDVHAVGIGAAGWVDADRSKVLFAPHLNWRNEPLQEALSERLRFPVIVENDANAAAWAEWRFGAGRGEDHMVMLTLGTGIGGAVVRDGYVDRGKYGLAGEFGHMQVVPGGHRCPCGNRGCWEQYSSGNALVRDARELVAEESPVVQPLLARAGGTVEGITGPLVTEAARAGDPTATELLYEVGTWLGVGIANLAAALDPGRFVIGGGVSEAGDLLLGPARDTFRRTLTGRGFRPEATIVHAALGNEAGLVGAADLARQVARRFRTIKRRRVERSAP from the coding sequence GTGACCAGCCCCCAAGGCAGCACCCGGCCGGCCGTCCTGCCCACCCTGCTCGGCCTCGGCCCGCGCGCCGAACGCCGCCGCCGCGCCCTGCCCGCCGGGATACTGCGGCTGCCCACCATCGGCGTCGACATCGGCGGCACCAAGGTCGTCGCCGGGGTGGTCGACGGCGAGGGCAGGGTGCTGGAGAAGCTGCGCACCGACACCCCCCACAAGAGCAAGAGCGCCAGGGTCGTCGAGGACGTCATCGTCGAGCTGGTGCTGGAGCTCGCCGACCGGCACGACGTCCACGCCGTCGGCATCGGCGCGGCCGGCTGGGTCGACGCGGACCGCTCCAAGGTGCTCTTCGCCCCCCACCTCAACTGGCGCAATGAGCCGCTCCAGGAGGCGCTCAGCGAGCGGCTGCGGTTCCCGGTGATCGTCGAGAACGACGCCAACGCCGCCGCCTGGGCCGAGTGGCGCTTCGGCGCCGGGCGCGGCGAGGACCACATGGTGATGCTCACCCTCGGCACCGGCATCGGCGGCGCCGTCGTCCGCGACGGCTACGTCGACCGCGGCAAGTACGGCCTGGCGGGCGAGTTCGGGCACATGCAGGTGGTGCCCGGCGGCCACCGCTGCCCGTGCGGCAACCGCGGCTGCTGGGAGCAGTACTCCTCGGGCAACGCGCTGGTGCGCGACGCCCGCGAACTCGTCGCCGAGGAGTCCCCGGTGGTGCAGCCGCTGCTCGCCCGGGCCGGCGGCACCGTCGAGGGCATCACCGGCCCGCTGGTCACCGAGGCCGCCCGGGCCGGCGACCCGACCGCCACCGAGCTGCTCTACGAGGTCGGCACCTGGCTCGGCGTCGGCATCGCCAACCTGGCCGCCGCCCTCGACCCGGGCCGCTTCGTGATCGGCGGCGGCGTCTCCGAGGCCGGCGACCTCCTGCTCGGCCCGGCCCGGGACACCTTCCGCCGCACCCTCACCGGCCGCGGCTTCCGCCCCGAGGCCACCATCGTGCACGCCGCCCTCGGCAACGAGGCCGGGCTGGTCGGCGCCGCCGACCTGGCCCGGCAGGTCGCCCGGCGGTTCCGCACGATCAAGCGCCGCCGGGTCGAGCGCAGCGCGCCGTAG
- the ggt gene encoding gamma-glutamyltransferase, protein MRALTRLAPPLLLATALVWSSAGPAGAAAPPAKVPEAVGWGGAVSTVSVDATAAGIEVLRAGGNAVDAAVAAAAALGVTEPYSSGIGGGGYFVYYDHATGRVHTVDGRETAARTADEGLFLEGGKPLAFPDAVTSGLSVGVPGTAATWDAALREWGSRSLADNLRPAERIADDGFVVNPTFRGMTEDNYARFKDFPATASLFLPGGRLPEVGSVLRNPDLAATYRQLGKDGVKAFYQGDIGRDVVNTLQHPPVDPASGRRARPGTVDAADLAAYQVRRQAPTHVAYRDYDVFSIAPSSSGGTTVGEALGVLEDGDVSAYGGTQYYHHFLEASRIAFADRNRWVGDPRFSDVPVKGLLSPRYAASRACLISPDRALTSPLAPGDAHHPADCADTGQAVPEPYEGQNTTHLTVADRWGNVVAYTLSIEQTGGSGITVPGRGFLLNNELTDFDFAPLAAGVPDPNLPGPGKRPRSSMSPTVVLRDGEPLLATGSPGGATIITTTLQVLLGRLDRGLSLEQAIAAPRASQRNSAATQAEPGFLALPERSALEALGHRFATVNEIGAATGVERLPDGRWAAAAEPARRGGGSAAVVRPTG, encoded by the coding sequence ATGAGGGCTCTGACCCGTCTCGCTCCACCGCTGCTGCTCGCCACCGCCCTGGTCTGGTCCTCCGCCGGACCGGCCGGGGCGGCGGCGCCGCCGGCCAAGGTCCCCGAGGCGGTGGGCTGGGGCGGGGCGGTGTCCACCGTCTCGGTCGACGCCACCGCCGCCGGGATCGAGGTGCTCCGCGCGGGCGGCAACGCGGTCGACGCGGCCGTCGCCGCGGCAGCCGCCCTGGGCGTCACCGAGCCGTACTCCTCCGGCATCGGCGGCGGCGGGTACTTCGTCTACTACGACCACGCCACCGGCCGGGTGCACACCGTCGACGGCCGGGAGACGGCCGCCCGGACCGCCGACGAGGGGCTGTTCCTGGAGGGCGGCAAGCCGCTCGCCTTCCCCGACGCCGTCACCAGCGGCCTGTCCGTCGGCGTCCCCGGCACCGCCGCCACCTGGGACGCCGCCCTGCGGGAGTGGGGCAGCCGCTCGCTCGCCGACAACCTCCGGCCCGCCGAGCGGATCGCCGACGACGGCTTCGTCGTGAACCCGACCTTCCGCGGCATGACCGAGGACAACTACGCCCGGTTCAAGGACTTCCCCGCCACCGCCTCGCTCTTCCTGCCCGGCGGCAGGCTACCCGAGGTCGGCTCCGTGCTGCGCAACCCCGACCTCGCCGCCACCTACCGGCAACTCGGCAAGGACGGCGTCAAGGCCTTCTACCAGGGCGACATCGGCCGGGACGTCGTCAACACCCTCCAGCACCCGCCCGTCGACCCCGCCTCCGGCCGCCGGGCCCGCCCCGGCACGGTGGACGCCGCCGACCTCGCCGCCTACCAGGTCCGCCGGCAGGCCCCCACCCACGTCGCCTACCGCGACTACGACGTCTTCTCGATCGCCCCGTCCAGCTCCGGCGGCACCACCGTCGGCGAGGCGCTCGGCGTCCTGGAAGACGGCGACGTGTCCGCCTACGGCGGCACGCAGTACTACCACCACTTCCTGGAGGCCTCCCGGATCGCCTTCGCCGACCGGAACCGCTGGGTCGGCGACCCGCGCTTCTCCGACGTCCCCGTGAAGGGCCTGCTCTCGCCCCGCTACGCGGCCTCCCGGGCCTGCCTGATCAGCCCCGACCGCGCGCTCACCAGCCCGCTCGCCCCCGGCGACGCGCACCACCCGGCCGACTGCGCCGACACCGGGCAGGCCGTCCCCGAGCCCTACGAGGGCCAGAACACCACCCACCTCACCGTGGCCGACCGCTGGGGCAACGTCGTCGCCTACACCCTGTCCATCGAGCAGACCGGCGGCAGCGGCATCACCGTCCCCGGCCGCGGCTTCCTGCTCAACAACGAGCTGACCGACTTCGACTTCGCCCCGCTCGCCGCCGGCGTGCCCGACCCCAACCTGCCCGGGCCCGGCAAGCGGCCGCGCTCCTCGATGTCGCCGACCGTCGTCCTGCGCGACGGCGAGCCGCTGCTCGCCACCGGCAGCCCCGGCGGCGCGACCATCATCACCACCACCCTGCAGGTGCTGCTCGGCCGCCTCGACCGCGGGCTGAGCCTGGAGCAGGCGATCGCCGCGCCGCGCGCCAGCCAGCGCAACAGCGCCGCCACACAGGCCGAGCCGGGCTTCCTCGCGCTGCCCGAGCGATCGGCCCTGGAGGCGCTGGGGCACCGGTTCGCCACGGTGAACGAGATCGGCGCCGCCACCGGCGTCGAACGGCTGCCGGACGGCCGCTGGGCGGCCGCCGCCGAACCCGCCCGGCGGGGCGGCGGCTCGGCCGCGGTGGTCCGGCCGACGGGCTGA
- a CDS encoding exodeoxyribonuclease III, which produces MTVRIATWNINSVTARLPKLLEWLESAKPDVLCLQELKCAADAFPYEEVRALGYETAAHGTGRWNGVAIVSRLGLDDVVRDLPGQPGYLADDALLPAVEPRAIAATCGPVRVWSVYVPNGREVDHAHYRYKLEWLEALRKACAEDAAGPRPFAVLGDFNIAPGDEDVYDVAAFEGLTHVTPAERAALEALGEVGLHDVVPRPLKYDHPFTYWDYRQLAFPKNRGMRIDLTYANKPFADAVGDSYVDREARKGKGTSDHAPVVVDLDL; this is translated from the coding sequence GTGACCGTCCGCATCGCCACCTGGAACATCAACTCCGTCACCGCGCGGCTGCCCAAGCTCCTGGAGTGGCTGGAGAGCGCCAAGCCCGACGTGCTCTGCCTCCAGGAGCTCAAGTGCGCGGCCGACGCCTTCCCGTACGAGGAGGTCCGGGCGCTCGGCTACGAGACCGCCGCCCACGGCACCGGCCGCTGGAACGGCGTCGCGATCGTCTCCCGGCTCGGCCTCGACGACGTCGTCCGCGACCTGCCCGGCCAGCCCGGCTACCTCGCCGACGACGCCCTGCTGCCCGCCGTCGAGCCCCGGGCGATCGCCGCCACCTGCGGCCCCGTCCGGGTCTGGTCCGTCTACGTGCCCAACGGCCGCGAGGTCGACCACGCCCACTACCGCTACAAGCTGGAGTGGCTGGAGGCCCTGCGCAAGGCCTGCGCCGAGGACGCCGCCGGCCCGCGCCCGTTCGCCGTCCTCGGGGACTTCAACATCGCCCCCGGTGACGAGGACGTCTACGACGTCGCCGCCTTCGAGGGCCTCACCCACGTGACCCCGGCCGAGCGGGCCGCGCTGGAGGCCCTCGGCGAGGTCGGCCTGCACGACGTGGTGCCCCGCCCGCTCAAGTACGACCACCCGTTCACGTACTGGGACTACCGCCAGCTGGCCTTCCCGAAGAACCGGGGCATGCGCATCGACCTCACCTACGCCAACAAGCCCTTCGCCGACGCCGTCGGCGACAGCTACGTGGACCGCGAGGCCCGCAAGGGCAAGGGCACGTCGGACCACGCCCCGGTCGTGGTGGACCTCGATCTGTGA
- a CDS encoding lysoplasmalogenase gives MSISTTTRAVLGGRLRSATGLLGGFAATSATHLGAILSGTSVLKHATKPALMPLLAAHSVTAAAAEEREAPKLLAPALLASAAGDVLLQLGDDTAFLAGMGSFAAAHVCYVTMFVQRGALTDRKRALVVAAAYATAWAGMIGQLWPDLGELRMPVAGYSLLLASTAVTSAGLGWRTGLGGALFLLSDTLIATKLAKWRELPGHQFWIMATYILAQYLLTSGTLEAERRRA, from the coding sequence ATGAGCATCAGTACGACCACCCGTGCCGTCCTCGGTGGGCGCCTGCGCTCGGCCACCGGCCTGCTGGGCGGCTTCGCGGCCACGTCGGCGACGCATCTGGGCGCGATCCTCTCGGGCACCTCGGTGCTGAAGCACGCCACCAAGCCGGCCCTGATGCCGCTGCTGGCCGCCCACAGCGTCACGGCCGCGGCGGCGGAGGAGCGGGAGGCGCCGAAGCTGCTGGCGCCGGCGCTGCTCGCGAGCGCGGCCGGGGACGTCCTGCTCCAGCTGGGCGACGACACGGCGTTCCTGGCCGGCATGGGTTCCTTCGCGGCGGCGCACGTGTGCTACGTGACGATGTTCGTCCAGCGCGGGGCGCTGACCGACCGCAAGCGCGCCCTGGTGGTCGCGGCCGCGTACGCGACGGCCTGGGCGGGCATGATCGGGCAGCTCTGGCCGGACCTCGGGGAACTCAGGATGCCGGTCGCGGGCTACAGCCTGCTGCTCGCCTCCACCGCCGTGACCTCGGCCGGGCTGGGCTGGCGGACGGGCCTGGGCGGCGCGCTGTTCCTGCTCTCGGACACGCTGATCGCGACCAAGCTGGCGAAGTGGCGGGAGCTGCCGGGGCATCAGTTCTGGATCATGGCGACGTACATCCTGGCCCAGTACCTGCTGACCAGCGGCACCCTGGAAGCGGAGCGGCGGCGGGCCTGA
- a CDS encoding DUF2398 family protein, which translates to MEQQEYATGTTRVAGSRPYGRNGGAGREATDAALAVREAAPDPVRDSRPDGPEETPAVLSPDPGLLRLAHWFVAATPGTADDLCTASFGLYPARHHGVPADAAADADVSWWHGPTAHAGAVRRSREARPARGLRRARRDAAALPVVRSGAKPGTPGRHRKPELTRTVPGAHDRSGQEPPGGDRVPVDRLTAERRIAARLLLAHPLVTASGPHADGFPLIHRHHDWLTERFDTLLGYRLVVGPRHARLGKAGLGPGAARRLEHPGTGAPFTPAGYAQLALALALLVDAPEHLPYGRLLDAMRTTAPGLAAAPADRTMALAALADWQVLAGLPADPGDAAAVLTVDRELARAVPAGPPGLAADAADLIRRAADAEPATAVRRLLAETPAVLAADLPEDQRAWLREHRLSGPAALAEFLGLETESRAEGVALLDPADELTDLALPGAGTLPQAALLLVERLVEEVRPLPGEPTDGDVPIPDALIDGVLGDIADEYGLRAGWRRDYLADRTALRRDALDLLHRLGLVTPARCDTRPPAWLLRPPAARYAPAPDLHATAPSTGRHCRPASTVPAPTGERYQEPA; encoded by the coding sequence ATGGAGCAGCAGGAGTACGCGACCGGCACCACCCGGGTGGCCGGCAGCAGGCCGTACGGGCGAAACGGCGGGGCGGGCCGGGAGGCCACCGACGCCGCCCTCGCCGTACGCGAAGCCGCTCCTGATCCGGTGCGTGACAGCCGTCCTGACGGACCGGAGGAGACGCCCGCCGTCCTCTCGCCCGACCCCGGGCTGCTCCGGCTGGCCCACTGGTTCGTCGCCGCCACCCCCGGCACCGCCGACGACCTCTGCACCGCCTCCTTCGGCCTCTACCCGGCCCGGCACCACGGCGTCCCCGCCGACGCGGCCGCCGACGCCGACGTCAGCTGGTGGCACGGCCCCACCGCCCACGCCGGCGCCGTCCGGCGCTCCCGCGAGGCCCGCCCCGCCCGCGGCCTGCGCCGCGCCCGCCGGGACGCCGCCGCGCTGCCCGTCGTCCGCTCAGGGGCGAAGCCGGGCACGCCCGGCAGGCACCGCAAGCCCGAGCTGACCCGGACCGTGCCCGGTGCGCACGACCGTTCCGGCCAGGAGCCGCCGGGTGGCGACCGGGTCCCCGTGGACCGGCTGACCGCCGAACGGCGGATCGCCGCCCGGCTGCTGCTCGCCCACCCGCTGGTCACCGCGTCCGGCCCGCACGCCGACGGCTTTCCGCTGATCCACCGTCACCACGACTGGCTCACCGAGCGCTTCGACACCCTGCTCGGCTACCGCCTCGTCGTCGGCCCCCGGCACGCCCGACTCGGCAAGGCGGGCCTCGGCCCCGGCGCCGCCCGCCGCCTCGAACACCCCGGCACCGGCGCCCCGTTCACCCCCGCCGGGTACGCCCAGCTCGCCCTCGCGCTCGCGCTGCTCGTCGACGCCCCCGAACACCTCCCGTACGGGCGGCTGCTCGACGCCATGCGCACCACCGCACCCGGACTGGCCGCCGCGCCCGCCGACCGCACCATGGCCCTCGCCGCGCTTGCCGACTGGCAGGTGCTCGCTGGCCTGCCGGCCGATCCGGGTGATGCGGCCGCGGTGCTCACCGTCGACCGTGAACTCGCCCGCGCCGTCCCGGCCGGACCACCCGGCCTCGCCGCCGACGCCGCCGACCTGATCCGCCGCGCCGCCGACGCCGAACCCGCCACCGCCGTCCGCCGCCTCCTCGCCGAGACCCCCGCCGTCCTCGCCGCCGACCTCCCCGAGGACCAGCGCGCCTGGCTCCGCGAGCACCGGCTCAGCGGGCCGGCGGCGCTCGCCGAATTCCTGGGCCTGGAAACCGAGTCGAGGGCGGAAGGGGTGGCGCTGCTGGACCCGGCGGACGAACTCACCGACCTCGCCCTGCCGGGTGCGGGCACGCTGCCCCAGGCCGCCCTGCTCCTCGTCGAGCGCCTCGTCGAGGAGGTCCGCCCGCTCCCGGGCGAGCCCACCGACGGCGACGTGCCGATCCCCGACGCGCTGATAGACGGCGTCCTCGGCGACATCGCGGACGAGTACGGTCTGCGGGCCGGCTGGCGCCGCGACTACCTCGCCGACCGCACCGCCCTGCGCCGCGACGCCCTCGACCTGCTCCACCGCCTCGGCCTGGTCACCCCCGCCCGCTGCGATACCCGCCCCCCGGCCTGGCTCCTGCGCCCACCCGCCGCCCGCTACGCCCCCGCGCCCGACCTCCACGCCACCGCGCCCAGCACCGGCCGCCACTGCAGGCCCGCCTCGACCGTGCCCGCCCCGACCGGCGAGCGCTACCAGGAACCCGCGTAA